The Liolophura sinensis isolate JHLJ2023 chromosome 6, CUHK_Ljap_v2, whole genome shotgun sequence genomic sequence TTATAAACAACTGTTCTAGTTGTCAGTGACAGCTAGCATGTACTAATACTGTAAATAGTCTTTTAATCTTTTGTGGACACCGTGGCGTCGGGCTTGGAAAGAATCCTTGGTACACAATGGTATCACTGCGCTGCCTTTTCCAAGACGTAATTACCATTAAAGCATGACATTCAGTTGTTCAAGCTAATTTTATGTTAAGGTAAATCACAAAGTCATCAGCAAGCATCCGATcacctgaaaataaacacacacagaaaTTCATCCGCAGATATAAATGCCTACAAATCTAAACTGCTGCATGATTGTATCACTGCCCACGTCTATATTATCCGCGCAAACACCGACATAGTCTAGTGCACTTATTAAAGTTTACTGTGCAATGTTTGCAAGACGTAATTAATGAAATCAAGACAGGACAATAAATGTTTGCAATTAGGTGAGCAATTAATACATGGAAATGTATACATAGCCAAATAATAGACATAAACCTAACATGACCGTACACCGCGACAGGACAAAAAGTATAAACCATTATTCTTATCTTGAGCAATTCAGTGTATTTAACGACATACGACTCTGGAGCTAATTGCTACCGTCAGCCTTGTTGCAGATGAAGTTTTGAGTTAAATTATTGGATTGTTTATACTAAATGATGTCAAGCAATTCTGTCAGATTTGCTTACAGTCCTAAAGAGTAATTATACTGTAAAGATAATCCGAATTAAGGACATTTGATCGATCTTATCAGTACCTGAATATCGATTTTGTACCACGATGGAGGACCTGTATAAACAAGATATCAATGTATTATGACCATACGGTTGCGTTGCAATGAACTGGGGATTTTGACTTCTGTTCGACAAAGCCTTGCGTACCTAACAATTTGAACTAACCACCAGATAATaattcttgaccagtgaggtcgaCTGTTTAATTCTAGTTTCTGAAAAAGGGTTTTCccatgtgcctgacaaactGCGGTGTTTTCTATTGTGCAGTTTCCTCAACTATAAAACCTGAGCGCCGTTGTGTTTGTGACATATTCGTTAGTACGAAATTAATAATGGAATGTGATACTTACTCATCCATTCTTATATAATCTCAATATTGCCAACGAAGAGAAAACCTTCAGTTTCGCAGGGTTTTTCTTCTAAACTACGACGACAATCAAACGCGAATGTGCAACTTGCGCCTATCAGCAGAATTTGAGCCAAAATTATAGAAGataatcattaaattttgacGAAActcaaaattgtttttttttttttttagcgaaaTCGCACACTAAAAGGAGAAATGACTAAACTGTAGCTGAACTTAAATATATGAGTAATCTAGACATTACTCACCAGACACATCAAATGCTGCGTGTGACGATGAGGGACTGTAGAGGAACTGTGGGTAGGAAAACGGGTCTGTTGACCACGTGCACGTGTTACCTTCCTCTACCACAACCATCCACCCGGACATCATACAGCCTATTGCGAACTGCTTGATAGCAAAAGTTTTGTCTGGCCTGCAATGACATAAGATCAGTGTTCGTTTGCTGGCTATGCTAGAACTGCGTTCTCGAGAATTGATGTGTCGTAACGACCGTAGAAATTCAACAAATTCGTAACCGGTAAACTTTTGCCGAATATTAAAAAGCCAACTGAACAGAGTTTGCcccattttcatttatttatttatttatttatttgattagtgttttacgccatactcaagaatatttcacttatacgacggcggccagcattatggtgggaggaaaccggacatagcccggcggaaacccacgaccatccgcaggttgctgccagaccttaccacgtccggccggagaggaagccagcattagacttgaactcacagcgaccgcattggtgagaggctcctgggtcattacgctgcgctagcgcgctaaccaactgagccatggtgACCCCTGCCCTATTTTCAATCGTTCCCCGtaccccaccataatgctaatgccgtcgtattagtgaaatattcttgaatatatgcagaacaccaatcaaataaataaataaacgttttcACTCGAACACTCGATCGGACTTGCGCGAGGCTTTAGGGTTTATGCTACACTAAAACACGATTTCTCTCcaaaatattcaacatttcttGTAACAGCCAATTATTTATGGTAATCGAAAGTtgtgtattatattatattatattatattatattatattatattatattatattatattatattatattatattatattatatcatatcatatcatatcatatcatatcatattttaaacaatatcAAAGTATATAGGAACTTAGATTTCCAGACATCCAGGTTAGCATACTATAAAAGACAatactataaaactgttctactggacaatgtatattatttactgatgtTGCGGCGATAACCTATCGCCTTCAACGGAGTAAGATGAGtaaggaaaacaaaaagaattcctGTTTATACAAAAACAAGGTGAACAAACCAGTATGTATAAGTTTCATGGTGAACACAGTTCACCTTCacggttgaagtatacaatgggTCTGCACAAATTTAGAAATCCCACTCTCAACCCCAATGGAGGACTCAGGTTTAATTTATCACACACCTGGGACACAGTATTGAAAAAATGCTAATTACCTCGTGTAAATGTACCTGAACttggtaaaatttgttcactcgtgtaaaaatgtattatattcaaATTCTGTCACTATATACCAGGTCCAGTTGTctcattattttaaatttgtatggacccattgtatacttcaaccgtGACCGTGAACTGTTAGTGTGAACACCAGAAACTAAGTGGACCAGGCCTGACTTCCTTGCTCCTCaattatacttgtcgcacctgttacaggcacaggtttccagtacactgatttttcctggacggcgtctggtataagtggcgggagcacctgaactccacgtcacagaggaggaagcaagagaacaaaactgttatccaataaataaaagcactactgttgttttctctctgtgtaaatttctgtataggcaactcaatGTAATGCTgtaatgtagatctatgtatttctaatgtaaagataacgtaaatctctgtaaatagcttgctatttatcccctttctgtcaAATAACCAttgcagcatttgaacctatacaatgaGCAATAtacatgctaccacaaaaagGTTTAATTCTAGTAAtggactcatgtacatatgtaaatagtataccaacgcactgccaTTATCTatcaaaaatattcatgtgtttaaaaaaaaatagaagactgacttgatgggccacgatatccgccaggaaagtgaccctaaaaccGTATTTAAACAATTAACACTTTACTCTGTTGAACGCGATAGGTTGTCGCCGCAACGtgagtaaataatatacaatgtCCAGTAGAACAATCCCAAAGTAGTTCCCCTTGGTATCTGGCATATATATTCAAAGTTATGAGAGCATGGGGAAAttgaaacctacatgtaatttatgctgtAAGGGTCGCCTGTATGTCCATTCAGATCGGGCCAGGGTGAAGATAATCGCCGATTGGTGGAAAACCACGAAAGCCTGTCAGTGCCTTTGCCATCAAACACAATCCGGAAGTTCTCTGCCCCTCTAGACAACATGGCGACCTGTACCTGTAAAAATGGACAGATGcgtatatgttgttgttgttttcattttgacttCCTGTCCAAGCTATTCCAATGTGAGGCTATGGAATACTAATTTATATACGTGAAAGCATACATTTTACGCCATGGTTCTGAACTGTACCTGCACGTTTAAAGTATAAGTTAAACGAAAAGGTATGAAAGAATTAATGCTTAATTAAATACGTTTGTCGTTTTAGAGCTGGCCACTATCTGTGACAGTGGGTTAAACTAAGTAATACGAACGGTTTTCGTAAATCtatcttatttctttattattttatgacattttttattctttgccCCTTAAATATTATAAAAGTCTACGTTAATCTTAATATGTGGTAACTAACGAGCATGGATAAAGATGGGATCTCAGGTACGAAAAGTAGCCATATTAAATGAAGGGACACAACTCCGCATTGTATAATGTGACGCTATTTCATCATCACAACAATTCACACTCTAGCTGTGAATGACAATCTATAAATTTAGCCATTCAGCCATATTTGCGCAAAATCTTACGTCCAcgtttatgttaaatttaaaatattctcaaaacaGTAGTTCTTAACAAAAAATGGGTTAAGCCATGAATTTAATTTACTGTTTGTCTTTAGAAATTAAACAGGATTGTGAGATTTTGGTTTAATCAAAATAGGTTTCAGTGCAAAATTATTGCAAATAATAAGTTTTATGGATGGCCGTTTATGTAATAATGTATTTGCCGAGTTTTTAACATGGTGCTACATCTTTGGTAAATCTAACGAGATGTCGACATAATTTAGTTGCTGTGTTTGCAGGATGATAATGCATGGGATAATGTCTACAGAAAGCCAAAGCTTGTTTACCTATTTTATaaaccttttatttatttgtctactTATTTCAAAGGCGGCCCTCAGGTAAACAACTCCCATATACATGTTCCAATGAGTTTTCAACATAGTTCGAAACGTAAGTGTTCAAGCTTAGAGCCTGCATACAGTTTTTGTGTTAGTACATATTCTACTCACGGTCTGAATGTCCCATTTCTCCCAGGTGTCCAACAAGCCGTTTTTGTACGTCTGACTCAGATTCTTGTTGACGCCGAGGGCCTCCTTTAAGTCCACCTTGTTAACGGTGTTGTTTTCGATCCACTTCGCTAAGACTGCATCCTCTGACCGCTCGGAAGCTCTAAGAACCATCACCTGGACACTTgctaaacacaaaacatatctCATTGAGATGGGTTATTCGAGATGTATTGATCTTTTAAGCATTATCTTACTGGtattggggggcctccgtggctcagacggttagcgcgctagcgcagcgtaatgacccaggagcctctcaccaatgcggtcgttacgtggggaggtctgacatcagcctgcggatggtcgtgggtttcccccgggctctgcccggtttcctcccaccataatgctggccgccgtcgt encodes the following:
- the LOC135469096 gene encoding uncharacterized protein LOC135469096; translation: MLSRGAENFRIVFDGKGTDRLSWFSTNRRLSSPWPDLNGHTGDPYSINYMPDKTFAIKQFAIGCMMSGWMVVVEEGNTCTWSTDPFSYPQFLYSPSSSHAAFDVSGDRMLADDFVIYLNIKLA